In the genome of Hippoglossus hippoglossus isolate fHipHip1 chromosome 12, fHipHip1.pri, whole genome shotgun sequence, one region contains:
- the LOC117771281 gene encoding uncharacterized protein LOC117771281 isoform X1, translating to MMEENDADSSVTVQRTISDVVNYFFDSDQTPEHMTDQYHTLQKRETKWKAFGFDPSVLRIADPWASRNLWFQQLTHSVRSVMNWNGPCVVKVPSPNSWPSILETVPEPLTAICQSYALSWLLYQQQSAEDVVMAWSVHLFRPRFTCSWLGELPYVNLLDQHEDITTAVPDIMEVTSVRANSCFCSNNTHDGPGMFMGISDCDKYMMDLGKRGHKMSNDSYEVTFDVPHHRQNITLRVQIQSLPGNVTIGNFKDIWWVCGDKAYIFLPYGWTGCCYMTMLKLPYEVFTMQKGKGPDEVQSNVVSGSRKKREMAQFNNLESYHWRISLAEKWAIGLFPWYGVTFLADHIDNITYTLQGFANETIKGFEYLSNTQKSHRLTLLKHDMALDYILAKQGGLCVALNLTGNACYTLIPDSSDNMTSVIDALKLIRDAFGPSENAGWSANAWLQDKLGPVGAVSYYISGVFTGGKWTM from the exons atgatggaaGAGAATGATGCAGATTCATCTGTGACAGTTCAGAGGACTATTTCAGACGTAGTTAATTACTTTTTTGACTCTGATCAGACACCAGAACACATGACTGATCAATACCATACattacaaaagagagaaactaaatggaAGGCGTTTGGGTTTGATCCTTCAGTATTACGAATTGCAGACCCATGGGCAAGTAGGAACTTATGGTTCCAGCAATTAACGCATTCCGTAAGATCGGTTATGAATTGGAATGGTCCATGTGTGGTAAAGGTTCCATCGCCGAACTCATGGCCTTCAATTTTAGAGACTGTACCAGAACCACTAACCGCTATATGCCAAAGTTATGCACTATCGTGGCTGTTgtatcagcagcagtcagcagaaGATGTAGTGATGGCTTGGTCAGTACATCTGTTTAGGCCTAGATTTACTTGTTCTTGGTTGGGGGAATTACCATATGTAAATTTACTTGATCAGCATGAAGATATCACAACGGCGGTCCCTGATATAAtggaagtgacatcagtgagagctaacagctgtttttgttcaaataatacTCATGATGGGCCGGGAATGTTTATGGGGATATCAGATTGTGACAAATATATGATGGACTTGGGTAAGCGTGGACATAAGATGAGTAATGATTCGTATGAAGTAACTTTTGATGTACCACATCACAGACAGAATATAACTTTAAGGGTGCAGATCCAGAGTTTGCCTGGGAATGTGACTATAGGGAATTTCAAGGATATTTGGtgggtttgtggtgataaggcaTATATATTTCTACCGTATGGGTGGACAGGATGCTGTTATATGACAATGTTGAAACTCCCATATGAGGTTTTTACTATGCAGAAGGGAAAAGGGCCAGATGAGGTCCAATCTAATGTCGTTTCCGGAAGTAGGAAGAAACGGGAGATGGCACAGTTTAACAATTTGGAATCGTACCATTGGAGAATAAGTCTAGCAGAGAAGTGGGCTATAGGATTATTTCCATGGTATGGGGTGACATTCTTGGCAGATCACATTGATAATATTACCTACACCCTACAGGGTTTTGCAAACGAAACcataaaaggttttgaatatttgtcaaatactCAGAAAAGCCACAGACTGACGTTGCTAAAACATGACATGGCTCTTGACTATATTTTGGCCAAACAAGGTGGCctatgtgtggctttgaactTAACTGGGAATGCTTGCTATACTTTGATTCCTGATAGTTCTGATAATATGACTAGTGTTATAGATGCATTGAAGCTTATAAGGGATGCGTTTGGCCCATCGGAAAACGCTGGATGGTCTGCAAATGCTTGGTTGCAAGACAAATTAGGGCCAGTAGGAGC agtttcttatTATATTAGTGGTGTGTTTACAGGGGGGAAATGGACAATGTGA
- the LOC117771281 gene encoding uncharacterized protein LOC117771281 isoform X2, giving the protein MMEENDADSSVTVQRTISDVVNYFFDSDQTPEHMTDQYHTLQKRETKWKAFGFDPSVLRIADPWASRNLWFQQLTHSVRSVMNWNGPCVVKVPSPNSWPSILETVPEPLTAICQSYALSWLLYQQQSAEDVVMAWSVHLFRPRFTCSWLGELPYVNLLDQHEDITTAVPDIMEVTSVRANSCFCSNNTHDGPGMFMGISDCDKYMMDLGKRGHKMSNDSYEVTFDVPHHRQNITLRVQIQSLPGNVTIGNFKDIWWVCGDKAYIFLPYGWTGCCYMTMLKLPYEVFTMQKGKGPDEVQSNVVSGSRKKREMAQFNNLESYHWRISLAEKWAIGLFPWYGVTFLADHIDNITYTLQGFANETIKGFEYLSNTQKSHRLTLLKHDMALDYILAKQGGLCVALNLTGNACYTLIPDSSDNMTSVIDALKLIRDAFGPSENAGWSANAWLQDKLGPVGAVSYYISGVFTGGKWTM; this is encoded by the exons atgatggaaGAGAATGATGCAGATTCATCTGTGACAGTTCAGAGGACTATTTCAGACGTAGTTAATTACTTTTTTGACTCTGATCAGACACCAGAACACATGACTGATCAATACCATACattacaaaagagagaaactaaatggaAGGCGTTTGGGTTTGATCCTTCAGTATTACGAATTGCAGACCCATGGGCAAGTAGGAACTTATGGTTCCAGCAATTAACGCATTCCGTAAGATCGGTTATGAATTGGAATGGTCCATGTGTGGTAAAGGTTCCATCGCCGAACTCATGGCCTTCAATTTTAGAGACTGTACCAGAACCACTAACCGCTATATGCCAAAGTTATGCACTATCGTGGCTGTTgtatcagcagcagtcagcagaaGATGTAGTGATGGCTTGGTCAGTACATCTGTTTAGGCCTAGATTTACTTGTTCTTGGTTGGGGGAATTACCATATGTAAATTTACTTGATCAGCATGAAGATATCACAACGGCGGTCCCTGATATAAtggaagtgacatcagtgagagctaacagctgtttttgttcaaataatacTCATGATGGGCCGGGAATGTTTATGGGGATATCAGATTGTGACAAATATATGATGGACTTGGGTAAGCGTGGACATAAGATGAGTAATGATTCGTATGAAGTAACTTTTGATGTACCACATCACAGACAGAATATAACTTTAAGGGTGCAGATCCAGAGTTTGCCTGGGAATGTGACTATAGGGAATTTCAAGGATATTTGGtgggtttgtggtgataaggcaTATATATTTCTACCGTATGGGTGGACAGGATGCTGTTATATGACAATGTTGAAACTCCCATATGAGGTTTTTACTATGCAGAAGGGAAAAGGGCCAGATGAGGTCCAATCTAATGTCGTTTCCGGAAGTAGGAAGAAACGGGAGATGGCACAGTTTAACAATTTGGAATCGTACCATTGGAGAATAAGTCTAGCAGAGAAGTGGGCTATAGGATTATTTCCATGGTATGGGGTGACATTCTTGGCAGATCACATTGATAATATTACCTACACCCTACAGGGTTTTGCAAACGAAACcataaaaggttttgaatatttgtcaaatactCAGAAAAGCCACAGACTGACGTTGCTAAAACATGACATGGCTCTTGACTATATTTTGGCCAAACAAGGTGGCctatgtgtggctttgaactTAACTGGGAATGCTTGCTATACTTTGATTCCTGATAGTTCTGATAATATGACTAGTGTTATAGATGCATTGAAGCTTATAAGGGATGCGTTTGGCCCATCGGAAAACGCTGGATGGTCTGCAAATGCTTGGTTGCAAGACAAATTAGGGCCAGTAGGAGCAGT ttcttatTATATTAGTGGTGTGTTTACAGGGGGGAAATGGACAATGTGA